The Lachnospiraceae bacterium oral taxon 500 genome window below encodes:
- a CDS encoding ABC transporter permease has protein sequence MKKYSAFPYVIWTALFILLPLVLILYYSLTVKNGVTGELVFSLANYVNLFHPLYLKVFANSIYLAGLATLICLILGYPMAMIISKMKHSQTVLLLFILPMWMNFLLRTYSWMAILGRNGFINRLLSLLGVQLELLYNNNAVLLGMVYNFLPFMVLPIYTVLVKMDKSLIEAAYDLGCPPWLTFYKVIFPLSLPGVISGVTMVFMPAVSTFVISDLLGGGQSVLIGNLVQEQFMKVNNWSFGSAISVILMLFILMFMRLLHKIDSKYEGAVK, from the coding sequence TTGAAAAAATACAGCGCGTTTCCCTATGTAATTTGGACGGCTCTTTTTATTTTACTGCCGCTTGTCCTGATCCTTTATTACAGCTTAACCGTTAAAAACGGAGTAACCGGCGAATTGGTCTTTTCTTTGGCTAATTATGTCAATTTGTTTCATCCTCTTTATCTGAAAGTTTTTGCCAATTCGATTTATCTGGCGGGACTGGCGACTTTAATCTGCCTGATTTTGGGCTACCCGATGGCAATGATTATTTCCAAAATGAAACATTCGCAGACGGTGCTGCTCCTTTTTATTCTGCCAATGTGGATGAACTTTTTGCTGCGCACCTATTCTTGGATGGCGATTCTCGGCCGGAACGGTTTTATCAATCGGCTTCTTTCGCTGTTGGGCGTTCAGCTGGAACTCCTTTATAACAATAACGCCGTGCTGCTCGGCATGGTTTATAATTTCCTGCCCTTTATGGTTCTGCCGATTTACACGGTCTTGGTCAAAATGGATAAAAGCCTGATTGAAGCGGCATATGATCTGGGCTGCCCGCCGTGGCTCACCTTTTATAAGGTTATTTTTCCGTTATCGCTCCCCGGCGTGATTTCCGGCGTGACGATGGTATTTATGCCGGCCGTCAGCACCTTTGTCATCTCCGACCTCTTAGGAGGCGGACAAAGTGTTTTAATCGGCAACCTGGTACAAGAGCAGTTTATGAAGGTCAACAACTGGAGCTTCGGTTCAGCCATTTCCGTCATCCTGATGCTGTTTATTTTAATGTTTATGCGGCTGCTGCATAAAATTGACAGTAAATACGAAGGAGCAGTCAAATGA
- a CDS encoding spermidine/putrescine ABC transporter ATP-binding protein, whose protein sequence is MSKRLIEGINLVKEYDGARVVDNIDFWVKTKEFLTILGPSGCGKTTTLRMIGGFETPTSGDILLNGKSIVDLPPYSRPINTVFQKYALFPHMSIYDNIAFGLHIKKMAKSEIDKRVSKMLHLVNLDGFEKRRVNSLSGGQQQRIAIARALVNEPQILLLDEPLGALDLKLRKEMQLELKYMQQDLGITFIYVTHDQEEALTMSDKIIIMNKGKIQQVGSPIDIYNEPENAFVADFIGESNILPGIFKEDRVVEFADTIFPCIDTGFDQDEAIDVVVRPEDIEITTGPNAQLHGVVDSIVFKGVHYEMIVLENGREWLIQSTIPHAEGQEVGLFIAPDLIHIMKKEA, encoded by the coding sequence ATGAGCAAACGATTGATCGAGGGAATTAATCTGGTAAAAGAATATGACGGTGCCAGAGTTGTCGATAATATTGATTTTTGGGTAAAAACCAAAGAGTTTTTAACCATTTTGGGCCCCAGCGGCTGCGGCAAGACCACGACTTTACGGATGATCGGAGGATTTGAAACGCCGACCTCCGGCGATATCTTATTAAACGGCAAAAGCATCGTTGACCTGCCGCCCTATTCCCGTCCGATCAATACCGTTTTTCAAAAATATGCCCTGTTTCCGCATATGTCGATTTACGATAATATTGCTTTCGGCCTGCACATCAAAAAAATGGCTAAGTCCGAAATCGACAAAAGAGTCAGCAAAATGCTGCATCTTGTCAATTTGGACGGCTTTGAAAAGCGCCGGGTCAATTCACTCAGCGGCGGACAGCAGCAGCGGATTGCCATTGCCCGGGCGCTGGTCAACGAGCCGCAAATCCTGCTCCTGGACGAGCCGCTGGGAGCGCTTGATTTAAAACTGCGCAAAGAAATGCAGCTGGAACTGAAATATATGCAGCAGGATCTAGGGATTACTTTTATTTATGTGACGCATGACCAGGAGGAAGCCCTGACCATGTCGGACAAAATCATTATTATGAATAAGGGCAAGATTCAGCAGGTCGGCTCGCCGATTGACATTTACAACGAACCGGAAAATGCCTTTGTGGCTGATTTTATCGGCGAAAGCAATATCCTGCCCGGTATTTTTAAAGAGGACCGGGTGGTTGAGTTTGCCGATACCATTTTCCCCTGCATTGATACCGGCTTTGATCAGGACGAAGCCATCGACGTGGTTGTCCGGCCGGAAGATATTGAAATTACCACCGGGCCGAACGCCCAGCTGCACGGCGTGGTCGATTCCATCGTCTTTAAAGGCGTTCACTATGAAATGATTGTCCTGGAAAACGGCCGGGAATGGCTGATTCAAAGCACAATCCCGCACGCCGAAGGACAGGAAGTCGGGCTGTTTATCGCCCCTGATTTAATTCATATTATGAAAAAGGAGGCTTAG
- a CDS encoding Cro/Cl family transcriptional regulator, with protein sequence MQIGESIKQLRLKNNLTQEELADRCELSKGFISQLERDLTSPSLDSLNDILESLGTNLAEFFSEKKEEKVLFCKEDFFLKTDKELGYQVSWIVPNAQKNQMEPILLSLEAGGQFLEFAPTDGEIFGYVLSGSIQLNLNKQVYRIKKGNSFYYPANGYHSLHNRSAKPATLLLISTPPCF encoded by the coding sequence ATGCAGATTGGAGAAAGTATTAAGCAGCTGCGGCTGAAAAATAATTTAACGCAGGAAGAACTGGCCGACCGCTGCGAATTATCCAAGGGCTTTATCTCGCAGCTGGAACGGGATTTGACTTCGCCCTCACTGGATAGCTTAAACGATATCTTAGAAAGCCTCGGCACCAATTTGGCCGAGTTTTTCAGCGAAAAAAAAGAAGAAAAAGTTCTTTTTTGCAAAGAGGACTTTTTCTTAAAAACCGATAAGGAGCTGGGCTATCAGGTCAGTTGGATTGTTCCCAACGCCCAGAAAAATCAAATGGAGCCGATTTTGCTGTCCCTGGAAGCCGGCGGACAGTTCTTGGAGTTTGCGCCGACCGACGGCGAAATCTTCGGTTATGTTTTATCCGGCAGCATTCAGCTGAATCTGAATAAACAGGTTTACCGGATTAAAAAGGGCAACAGCTTTTATTACCCGGCCAACGGCTATCACAGCCTCCATAATCGCTCTGCCAAACCGGCCACTTTACTTTTGATATCAACCCCGCCCTGCTTTTAA